The proteins below come from a single Chrysoperla carnea chromosome 1, inChrCarn1.1, whole genome shotgun sequence genomic window:
- the LOC123290826 gene encoding zinc finger protein OZF-like, producing MDTIDEPFHIESEELLLLESTLIHTEDQIDPSKLESNRNNEDNSFEGNSSETTVINSSTSRNHDQPHVGPQIFKCDTCDKTFPYYYRLKWHQNSHLEDNREYNCHLCGKTFSQSVALKVHQRVHTTGEKPFKCDVCEKTFTQLEGLQRHSRIHTTEFNFKCETCGKTFSGSRNLRQHEAVHGRTKLVNIYKCDTCEKTFTKSERLKRHQLLHSGERPYKCEICGKAFTQMVTMKTHQLVHTQEKPHECNICGKAFSQSGTLKRHNKIHTGEKTNKCKLCNKSFSSPEILKQHMVFHTRHENEKPKSYECDKCGKILSRFTYLKRHQILQHLQARLYNCIFCGEKFPNKKVLIEHKKSEHTGDKPYSCVFCNERFSLNEDLKTHRIIHTGIEKFNCDFCDQSFTDKSTFKQHRRTHNREKRYKCNVCDRKFTRSNDVKRHQRLVHANEKYYTCNFCEQNFIDKTMLKEHKRTHAGTHKPYVCTICDKTFSQSENLKIHKRLHKGLECFECNYCEKLFTDESLLKNHEMIHIGENSFKCNVCEQTFTQSGSFKFHQRLHEIQFSL from the coding sequence ATGGATACAATTGATGAACCATTTCACATCGAGTCCGAGGAATTGTTACTTCTTGAATCCACATTAATTCATACTGAAGATCAAATTGATCCGTCGAAGTTAGAATCGAATAGGAACAATGAAGATAATTCATTTGAAGGAAATTCTAGTGAAACAACAGTTATTAATAGTAGTACCTCAAGAAATCATGATCAACCTCACGTTGGaccacaaatttttaaatgcgaTACCTGTGACAAAACATTTCCTTACTATTATCGTTTAAAATGGCACCAAAATTCACATTTAGAAGATAATCGGGAATATAATTGTCACTTATGtggaaaaacattttcacaATCTGTGGCTCTAAAAGTTCATCAGAGGGTGCATACAACTGGTGAAAAGCCATTTAAGTGTGATGTTTGTGAGAAAACCTTTACACAATTGGAAGGCTTACAACGACACTCAAGAATACATACtacagaatttaattttaaatgtgaaacaTGTGGAAAAACGTTTTCAGGAAGTAGAAATTTACGACAACATGAAGCAGTACATGGTCGAACAAAACTAGTGAATATTTATAAGTGTGATACCtgtgaaaaaacatttacaaaatcgGAACGATTAAAACGACACCAACTTTTACATAGTGGTGAGCGACCATACAAGTGTGAAATATGTGGAAAAGCTTTTACCCAAATGGTTACAATGAAAACACATCAACTGGTACATACACAAGAAAAGCCACATGAATGTAATATCTGTGGTAAGGCATTTTCACAATCGGGTACTCTAAAAagacataataaaatacatactggagaaaaaacaaataaatgcaaattatgtaataaatcattttcaagtccagaaattttaaaacaacatatGGTTTTCCATACACGGCATGAAAATGAAAAGCCAAAATCTTATGAGTGTGATAAGTGTGGGAAAATTCTCTCACGATTTACTTATTTGAAGCGGCATCAAATTTTACAACATTTACAAGCAAGGCTGTATAATTGCATCTTTTGTGGAGAAAAATTTCCGAATAAAAAGGTGTTAATTGAGCATAAAAAATCAGAACACACGGGGGATAAACCGTACTCTTGTGTATTTTGTAATGAACGATTTTCGTTAAATGAAGATTTGAAAACACATCGAATTATTCATACgggaattgaaaaatttaattgtgattTTTGTGATCAATCATTTACTGATAAATCAACGTTTAAACAACATCGTCGGACGCACAACAGGGAAAAACGGTACAAATGTAATGTATGTGATAGAAAATTTACTCGGTCAAACGATGTTAAAAGACATCAGCGATTAGTACACgcgaatgaaaaatattacacGTGCAAtttttgtgaacaaaattttatcgacAAAACTATGTTAAAAGAACATAAACGTACACATGCTGGAACACACAAGCCATACGTTTGCACAATTTGCGATAAAACATTTTCAcaatcagaaaatttaaaaatacataaacgtTTACATAAGGGACTGGAATGTTTTGAATGTAATTATTGTGAGAAATTGTTTACTGATGAAagtcttttaaaaaatcatgaaatgaTTCATATTGGGGAAAATTCGTTTAAATGTAATGTTTGTGAACAAACGTTTACACAATCGGGTagttttaaatttcatcaaCGATTACACGAAATACAATTTTCgttgtaa